A genome region from Vicia villosa cultivar HV-30 ecotype Madison, WI unplaced genomic scaffold, Vvil1.0 ctg.000163F_1_1, whole genome shotgun sequence includes the following:
- the LOC131624839 gene encoding conserved oligomeric Golgi complex subunit 1-like, translated as MRVSSPPAASPHLDDHRISTTGYRDAESLFRSKPIAEIRNTESATRKQIDDKKEELRQLVGNRYRDLIDSADSIVNMKSSCNAISANITAVHDHIRSLSQSQSQSQTKLHSQSRAWTYGIACRVKYLVDTPENIWGCLDEGMFLEAASRYSRAKHVHQRLYNDSDEHKNKILSNFPLLQHQWQIVESFRAQISQRSRDRLLDRGLPIDAYADALAAVAVIDEFQPEKVLDLFLESRKSWISQVLGNAGAGDDSSLVVSVLCDVLGIIQVSVGQVGELFLQVLNDMPLFYKVILGSPPASQLFGGIPNPDEEVKLWKSFRDKLESVMVMLDKRYIADTCFAWLKECVNKISGRNLIDAIGSGQDLASAEKSIRETMESKQVLQGSLEWLKSVFGSEIELPWSRIRELVLEDDSDLWDEIFEDAFLGRMKAIIDLRFRELTGTVDVVNTISAVVDSFTKQIDGQLYLTRPYTAGGVWFLESNAKKTGVASGFKVHPEENEFLSCLNAYFGPEVSRIRDAVDISCQSILEDLLSFLESPKASQRLKDLAPYLQSKCYESVSSILMALQKELDSLYGSMESGDKEVSTTVTVEKSLFIGRLLFAFQNHSKHIPLILGSPRFWASGNASTVGKLPSLVKHSRFGSDSAICDSPGRQTSLGSKRQNSSATAALFGAREGASPELEELNKTIGDLCIRAYNLWILWMSDELAVIVSQDLKQDDALTLSTPGRGWEDIAVKQDQSDENQSEMKISLPSMPSLYIISFLFRACEEVHRVGGHVLDKKILHKLASRLLEKVVGIFEAFLSTEVADTHQVTEKGVLQLLLDVKFVIDVLSGGDSNSVGELSSNPKAKPSLRRKQGQNLTISAIRERSNQLLNRLSQRLDPIDWLTYEPYLWENERQSYLRHAVLFGFFVQLNRMYTDTVQKLPTNSESNTLRCSTVPRFKYLPISAPALSSRGPKKSFTPSSNEISSRSSWNSITNGELSQKINLDDSSSLGVAAPFLKSFMQVGSRFGESTFKLGSMLTDGQVGIFKDRSAAAMSTFGDILPAQAAGLLSSFTAPRSDS; from the exons ATGAGAGTCTCATCTCCTCCGGCGGCGTCGCCTCATCTCGACGACCACCGCATTTCCACCACCGGCTACCGTGATGCCGAGTCTCTCTTCCGCTCTAAGCCCATTGCCGAGATCCGAAACACCGAATCCGCCACTCGTAAACAGATCGACGACAAGAAAGAGGAGCTTCGTCAACTCGTCGGTAACCGTTACCGTGACCTTATAGACTCCGCCGACTCCATCGTTAACATGAAATCTTCATGCAATGCGATTTCCGCCAACATCACCGCAGTTCATGATCACATTCGTTCGCTTTCTCAATCTCAATCGCAGTCACAAACCAAACTCCATTCGCAGTCCCGAGCCTGGACATACGGAATTGCTTGCCGTGTGAAGTACCTTGTTGATACGCCGGAGAATATATGGGGTTGCCTTGATGAAGGTATGTTCCTTGAGGCTGCTTCGCGTTACTCGCGCGCGAAGCACGTGCATCAACGCTTGTATAACGATTCTGATGAGCATAAGAACAAGATCTTGTCCAATTTTCCTCTTCTTCAGCATCAGTGGCAGATCGTTGAGAGTTTTAGGGCTCAGATCTCACAGCGGAGCCGTGACCGTTTACTGGATCGTGGTCTCCCCATTGATGCTTATGCTGATGCCCTTGCTGCTGTAGCTGTTATTGACGAGTTTCAGCCGGAGAAG GTGTTGGATTTGTTTCTAGAATCAAGGAAGTCGTGGATATCACAAGTTTTGGGTAATGCTGGTGCCGGTGATGATTCCTCTTTGGTGGTTTCTGTCTTGTGTGATGTGTTGGGAATAATTCAGGTCAGCGTGGGTCAGGTGGGTGAGTTGTTTTTGCAAGTGTTGAATGATATGCCCCTTTTCTACAAAGTCATTCTGGGATCTCCCCCTGCTTCACAATTGTTTGGTGGGATTCCAAATCCTGATGAGGAAGTTAAGCTTTGGAAGTCATTTAGAGATAAGCTGGAATCGGTTATGGTAATGCTTGACAAACGTTACATTGCTGATACTTGTTTTGCTTGGTTGAAGGAATGTGTAAATAAGATAAGtggaagaaatttgattgatgcCATTGGCAGTGGCCAGGATCTTGCCTCTGCTGAGAAATCAATAAGGGAGACAATGGAAAGTAAACAAGTTCTACAGGGGAGTTTGGAATGGCTGAAAAGTGTTTTCGGATCTGAGATTGAGTTGCCTTGGAGTAGGATTCGGGAACTCGTTTTGGAAGATGATTCTGATCTTTGGGATGAGATATTCGAGGACGCTTTTCTTGGTAGAATGAAAGCAATCATTGACTTGAGATTTAGGGAGCTAACTGGCACTGTTGACGTGGTGAACACAATTTCTGCAGTAGTTGACTCTTTCACCAAACAGATTGATGGTCAGCTGTACTTGACCAGACCTTATACAGCGGGTGGTGTTTGGTTTCTAGAATCCAATGCCAAAAAAACTGGAGTTGCTTCTGGGTTCAAAGTCCACCCTGAAGAGAACGAATTTCTGTCTTGTCTTAATGCCTATTTTGGTCCTGAAGTAAGCCGAATCAGGGATGCAGTTGACATTTCATGTCAGAGCATCCTGGAGGATCTATTAAGTTTCTTAGAATCTCCAAAGGCCTCCCAAAGATTAAAGGATCTAGCACCATATCTGCAAAGTAAATGTTATGAAAGTGTGTCTTCTATATTGATGGCATTGCAAAAAGAACTTGACAGTTTATATGGCTCAATGGAAAGTGGTGACAAGGAGGTATCAACAACTGTTACTGTTGAAAAATCCCTTTTCATTGGGAGGTTATTGTTTGCATTCCAAAACCATTCTAAACATATACCCTTGATACTTGGTTCTCCCAGATTTTGGGCCAGTGGGAATGCATCTACAGTTGGGAAATTACCATCTCTGGTGAAACATTCTCGTTTTGGATCTGATTCTGCTATCTGTGATAGTCCAGGAAGACAAACAAGCCTTGGCTCTAAAAGGCAAAATTCTTCTGCCACAGCTGCCTTGTTTGGAGCAAGAGAAGGTGCAAGCCCTGAATTAGAAGAACTGAATAAGACTATAGGGGATCTTTGCATAAGAGCCTACAACTTGTGGATACTATGGATGTCAGATGAGCTTGCTGTTATTGTCTCTCAGGATCTTAAACAAGATGATGCCTTAACTTTGAGCACGCCTGGGAGG GGATGGGAGGATATTGCAGTCAAGCAAGATCAGTCTGATGAGAACCAATCGGAGATGAAAATATCTCTTCCATCTATGCCTTCTCTATATATAATCTCATTTCTATTTAGAGCATGTGAAGAAGTTCACCGAGTTGGAGGTCACGTACTTGACAAGAAGATTTTGCATAAACTTGCATCAAGATTATTGGAAAAG GTGGTTGGAATCTTTGAGGCCTTTCTTTCCACTGAAGTGGCTGATACTCATCAAGTGACAGAAAAAGGAGTCTTGCAGCTTTTGTTAGATGTCAAATTTGTCATTGATGTTCTCTCTGGTGGTGATTCTAATTCGGTTGGGGAATTATCAAGTAACCCAAAGGCAAAGCCATCTCTCAGAAGAAAGCAGGGCCAAAATTTGACAATCTCAGCCATTAGAGAACGGTCGAATCAGTTGTTAAACCGGCTTTCTCAAAGACTGGATCCTATAGACTGGCTTAC GTATGAGCCATATCTTTGGGAGAATGAGAGGCAGTCATATCTACGACATGCTGTCCTTTTTGGTTTCTTTGTGCAACTTAATCGAATGTACACAGATACTGTTCAGAAACTGCCTACTAATTCAGAATCTAATACTCTGAGGTGTTCTACAGTTCCCCGGTTTAAGTACCTCCCCATCAG TGCTCCAGCATTGTCCTCTAGAGGGCCAAAGAAATCATTCACCCCGTCTTCAAATGAAATCTCTTCTAGAAGTTCATGGAATTCAATTACAAATGGAGAGCTTTCTCAAAAGATAAATTTGGATGACAGCTCAAGTCTTGGGGTGGCAGCACCATTTTTGAAGTCTTTCATGCAA gTTGGAAGCAGGTTTGGGGAGAGTACTTTTAAACTGGGATCGATGCTAACAGACGGGCAAGTTGGTATTTTTAAGGATAGATCCGCAGCGGCTATGTCCACATTTGGAGATATTCTACCTGCACAGGCAGCTGGTCTTCTTTCATCTTTTACAGCTCCTAGATCAGATTCATGA